The following proteins are co-located in the Polymorphospora rubra genome:
- the cysN gene encoding sulfate adenylyltransferase subunit CysN produces MTAPTTEVPAGTAEGRPMDLLRFATAGSVDDGKSTLIGRLLYDTKSLFTDQLEAVEAVSAARGDEYTNLALLTDGLRAEREQGITIDVAYRYFATPRRKFIIADTPGHIQYTRNMVTGASTADLALILVDARKGLVEQSRRHAFLCSLLRVPHLVLCVNKMDLVDWSQEVFEKIADEFTAFAAKLDVPDLTVIPISALKGDNIVSRSENTPWYEGSSLLHHLEHVHIASDRNLVDVRFPVQYVIRPQSNTVTDYRGYAGQVASGVLKPGDEVMVLPSGFTSRISAIETADGPVEEAFPPMSVTVRLSDEIDISRGDMICRPNNAPAVAQDVEAMICWMDESRPLQVGGKYAIKHTTRAARAVVRGLQYRLDVNSLHRDESATELSLNEIGRVRLRTTVPLLADPYRRNRTTGGFIVIDETTNRTVGAGMIVEAN; encoded by the coding sequence ATGACGGCTCCGACGACGGAGGTGCCCGCCGGCACCGCCGAGGGACGCCCCATGGACCTGCTGCGGTTCGCCACCGCGGGCAGCGTCGACGACGGCAAGTCGACCCTGATCGGTCGGCTGCTCTACGACACCAAGTCGCTCTTCACCGACCAGTTGGAGGCGGTCGAGGCGGTCAGTGCCGCCCGCGGTGACGAGTACACCAACCTGGCGCTGCTCACCGACGGCCTGCGGGCCGAACGCGAGCAGGGCATCACGATCGACGTCGCCTACCGCTACTTCGCCACCCCCCGGCGCAAGTTCATCATCGCCGACACCCCGGGGCACATCCAGTACACCCGCAACATGGTGACCGGCGCGTCCACCGCCGACCTGGCGCTGATCCTGGTCGACGCCCGCAAGGGTCTGGTCGAGCAGTCCCGCCGGCACGCGTTCCTCTGCTCGCTGCTGCGGGTGCCGCACCTGGTCCTGTGCGTCAACAAGATGGACCTGGTCGACTGGTCGCAGGAGGTCTTCGAGAAGATCGCCGACGAGTTCACCGCGTTCGCGGCGAAGCTCGACGTGCCCGACCTGACCGTCATCCCGATCTCCGCGCTCAAGGGCGACAACATCGTCAGCCGGTCGGAGAACACCCCCTGGTACGAGGGCTCGTCGCTGCTGCACCACCTGGAGCACGTACACATCGCGTCCGACCGCAACCTGGTCGACGTCCGGTTCCCGGTGCAGTACGTCATCCGGCCGCAGTCCAACACCGTCACCGACTACCGGGGCTACGCCGGCCAGGTCGCGTCCGGCGTACTCAAGCCCGGTGACGAGGTGATGGTGCTGCCGTCCGGCTTCACCAGCCGGATCTCCGCCATCGAGACCGCCGACGGGCCGGTCGAGGAGGCGTTCCCGCCGATGTCGGTGACCGTACGGCTGAGCGACGAGATCGACATCTCGCGCGGCGACATGATCTGCCGGCCCAACAACGCGCCGGCGGTCGCCCAGGACGTCGAGGCGATGATCTGCTGGATGGACGAGAGCCGTCCGCTCCAGGTCGGCGGCAAGTACGCCATCAAGCACACCACCCGGGCGGCCCGCGCGGTCGTCCGTGGCCTGCAGTACCGGCTCGACGTCAACTCGCTGCACCGCGACGAGTCGGCCACCGAACTCTCGCTCAACGAGATCGGGCGGGTCCGGCTGCGCACCACGGTGCCGCTGCTGGCCGACCCCTACCGGCGCAACCGGACGACGGGCGGCTTCATCGTCATCGACGAGACGACCAACCGTACGGTCGGCGCCGGCATGATCGTCGAGGCCAACTGA
- the trpS gene encoding tryptophan--tRNA ligase has translation MSDAAARPRVLSGIQPTADSFHLGNYLGAVRNWVAMQETHDTFYCVVDLHAITAGHDPEVLRQRTRVSAAQLLAAGLDPDRCTLFVQSQVPEHSQLAWVLSCITGFGEASRMTQFKDKSAKQGADRSSVGLFTYPILQAADILLYQADAVPVGEDQRQHLELTRDLAQRFNTRFGKAFTVPAPYIVKETAKITDLQDPTAKMSKSASSPSGIIELLDDPARSAKKIRSAVTDTGREIVFDAEHKPGIANLLTIYAALSGRTIDDLVAAYDGRGYGDLKKDLAEVVVEFVRPIQERTRAYLDDPAQLDKMLAIGADKAGAVASATLRTTYERVGFLAPARSE, from the coding sequence ATGTCCGACGCTGCCGCCCGGCCCCGGGTTCTGTCCGGGATCCAGCCGACCGCCGACTCCTTCCATCTCGGGAACTATCTGGGGGCGGTCCGCAACTGGGTGGCCATGCAGGAAACCCACGACACCTTCTACTGCGTGGTCGACCTGCACGCGATCACGGCCGGCCACGACCCGGAGGTGCTTCGCCAGCGCACCCGGGTCTCCGCCGCGCAACTGCTCGCCGCCGGCCTCGACCCGGACCGGTGCACGCTGTTCGTCCAGTCGCAGGTTCCCGAGCACTCGCAGCTCGCCTGGGTGCTGAGCTGCATCACCGGCTTCGGTGAGGCAAGCCGGATGACGCAGTTCAAGGACAAGTCGGCCAAGCAGGGCGCCGACCGCTCCAGCGTCGGCCTGTTCACCTACCCGATCCTCCAGGCGGCCGACATCCTGCTCTACCAGGCCGACGCGGTGCCGGTCGGCGAGGACCAGCGCCAGCACCTGGAGCTGACCCGTGACCTTGCCCAGCGGTTCAACACCCGGTTCGGCAAGGCGTTCACCGTGCCGGCGCCGTACATCGTGAAGGAAACCGCGAAGATCACCGATCTGCAGGACCCGACGGCGAAGATGTCGAAGTCGGCGTCGTCGCCGTCCGGCATCATCGAGCTGCTCGACGATCCCGCCCGGTCGGCAAAGAAGATCAGGTCGGCGGTCACCGACACCGGGCGTGAGATCGTCTTCGACGCCGAGCACAAGCCGGGCATCGCCAACCTGCTCACCATCTACGCCGCGCTCAGCGGTCGCACCATCGACGACCTGGTCGCCGCCTACGACGGCAGGGGCTACGGCGATCTGAAGAAGGACCTTGCCGAGGTCGTCGTGGAGTTCGTCCGGCCCATCCAGGAGCGCACCCGGGCCTATCTCGACGACCCGGCCCAACTCGACAAGATGCTTGCCATCGGGGCGGACAAGGCCGGGGCGGTCGCCTCGGCGACGTTGCGTACCACCTACGAACGGGTGGGATTCCTCGCCCCGGCCCGCTCGGAGTGA
- the galK gene encoding galactokinase: MAERGEPGADLATQVIRVFERQYGEPPVGRWAAPGRVNLIGEHTDYNDGFVLPFALPQRTVVAATPVDEPLWTVWSEQTGERITFDGEQADKPGHVTGWGSYVAGVVWALRDAGHPVPGARLAVASDVPPGAGLSSSAALESAVLTALADLGRLGLPVEARPALAQRAENVYAGMPCGVMDQAASIRCRAGHALFLDCRSLDLEHIPFDPATAGLAVLVIDSRAPHRHVTGEYAARRAACESAARTLGVPALRDVPLDGLAAALDRLDDDVVRHRVRHVVTENQRVLETVALLRAGDVTAIGPLMTASHASMRDDFEITVPEVDTAVAAALSAGAYGARMTGGGFGGCVLALVDADRAETVADAVTAAYVDRGFTPPVWFTAAPGAGATALS, translated from the coding sequence ATGGCCGAGCGCGGCGAGCCGGGCGCGGACCTCGCGACCCAGGTCATCCGGGTCTTCGAGCGGCAGTACGGCGAGCCGCCGGTGGGTCGGTGGGCGGCACCCGGCCGGGTCAACCTCATCGGCGAGCACACCGACTACAACGACGGCTTCGTGCTGCCGTTCGCCCTGCCACAGCGCACCGTGGTCGCCGCCACGCCGGTCGACGAACCACTGTGGACGGTGTGGTCGGAGCAGACCGGTGAGCGGATCACGTTCGACGGCGAGCAAGCCGACAAGCCGGGCCACGTCACCGGCTGGGGCAGCTACGTCGCCGGTGTGGTCTGGGCGCTGCGCGACGCCGGACACCCGGTGCCCGGTGCCCGGCTCGCCGTCGCCTCCGACGTGCCACCGGGCGCGGGTCTGTCGTCGTCGGCGGCGCTGGAGTCGGCTGTGCTGACCGCGCTGGCCGACCTGGGCCGGCTCGGCCTGCCGGTCGAGGCCCGCCCGGCGCTCGCCCAGCGGGCCGAGAACGTCTACGCCGGCATGCCGTGCGGGGTGATGGACCAGGCCGCGTCGATCCGCTGCCGGGCCGGGCACGCCCTGTTCCTCGACTGCCGGTCGCTGGACCTCGAACACATCCCCTTCGACCCGGCCACGGCGGGGCTCGCCGTACTGGTGATCGACAGCCGGGCTCCGCACCGGCACGTCACCGGCGAATACGCGGCCCGCCGGGCCGCCTGCGAGTCGGCGGCCCGGACGCTCGGGGTGCCGGCGCTGCGCGACGTGCCCCTCGACGGGCTGGCCGCCGCCCTCGACCGGCTCGACGACGACGTCGTACGCCACCGGGTGCGACACGTGGTGACCGAGAACCAGCGGGTCCTCGAGACGGTGGCACTGCTGCGGGCCGGTGATGTGACGGCGATCGGGCCGCTGATGACCGCCTCGCACGCCTCGATGCGCGACGACTTCGAGATCACCGTTCCGGAGGTCGACACCGCCGTGGCGGCCGCCCTGTCCGCCGGGGCGTACGGCGCCCGGATGACCGGCGGCGGGTTCGGCGGCTGCGTACTGGCGCTGGTCGACGCGGACCGGGCCGAGACCGTGGCGGACGCCGTCACCGCCGCGTACGTGGATCGTGGATTCACGCCGCCGGTCTGGTTCACCGCGGCCCCAGGGGCCGGAGCGACCGCCCTGTCCTGA
- a CDS encoding 2'-5' RNA ligase family protein, whose product MTANLVESTQIGVAIDIPEPWGSTLTARRAEAGDPRAEYVPAHVTLLGPTEIARSSLPAVEEHLAAVAATHPPFSLHLRGTGTFRPITEVVFVAVAAGISECELIAEAINSAEELRRETRFPYHPHVTVAQDVAPQALDEVFEDLASFSALFEVAHFTLFSHCGEARWKPRRDFRLGA is encoded by the coding sequence GTGACGGCCAACCTGGTCGAGTCGACCCAGATCGGGGTCGCCATCGACATCCCGGAGCCGTGGGGGAGCACGCTCACCGCGCGGCGGGCCGAGGCCGGCGACCCGCGGGCGGAATACGTGCCGGCGCACGTGACACTGCTCGGGCCCACCGAGATCGCCCGGTCCAGCCTGCCGGCCGTCGAGGAGCATCTCGCCGCGGTCGCGGCCACCCATCCGCCGTTCAGCCTGCACCTGCGCGGCACGGGCACCTTCCGGCCGATCACCGAGGTGGTCTTCGTGGCCGTCGCGGCAGGGATCAGCGAGTGTGAGCTGATCGCGGAGGCCATCAACTCCGCCGAGGAACTACGCCGGGAGACCCGGTTTCCCTACCACCCGCACGTGACCGTCGCGCAGGACGTGGCACCGCAGGCACTCGACGAGGTCTTCGAAGACCTGGCCTCGTTTTCGGCGCTTTTCGAGGTGGCGCACTTCACCCTGTTCTCGCACTGCGGCGAGGCCCGCTGGAAGCCGCGCCGTGACTTCCGGCTGGGCGCCTGA
- a CDS encoding YhjD/YihY/BrkB family envelope integrity protein, translating to MKAVSGAWKGANRLLVAGRNRSAGFDHLCRAIELYINMLAGRLAAAIAYYGFFAVFALGLVGYSVFGFILQRSVDVRVVVNDFLRQNLPFLELDQIDQSSGTVGVVGITVLIITGIGWVEAIRSSQRLLYGLNQQPGYIGLRQLVDLAVLVGVFLLLGLSVAAVGAVEALLRWLVGRSVPPALAVSSVLLTVVVNMVLATALLVAVPRLRMSLRRLAAPVLVVAVGITLLNTAGNAWVVRTERNPAYTVVAGAVGLLVYLYLLNQLLLFGASLAATSHHGRVIDLTERPRRRSPTADEQLPLF from the coding sequence GTGAAAGCCGTAAGCGGAGCCTGGAAAGGTGCGAACCGGCTGCTCGTCGCCGGCCGCAACCGCTCGGCGGGCTTCGACCATCTCTGCCGCGCGATCGAGTTGTACATCAACATGCTCGCTGGCCGGCTCGCGGCGGCGATCGCCTATTACGGGTTCTTCGCCGTCTTCGCCCTCGGCCTCGTCGGCTACTCGGTCTTCGGATTCATCCTCCAGCGCAGCGTCGACGTACGGGTCGTGGTCAACGACTTCCTCCGGCAGAACCTGCCGTTCCTCGAACTCGACCAGATCGACCAGAGCAGCGGCACGGTCGGCGTCGTCGGCATCACGGTTCTGATCATCACCGGGATCGGCTGGGTCGAGGCGATCCGCTCCTCCCAGCGGCTGCTCTACGGCCTGAACCAGCAGCCCGGCTACATCGGCCTGCGGCAGCTCGTCGACCTGGCCGTGCTGGTCGGGGTGTTTCTGCTGCTCGGCCTGTCGGTGGCGGCGGTCGGCGCGGTGGAGGCGCTGCTGCGCTGGCTCGTGGGCCGCTCGGTGCCACCGGCCCTCGCCGTGTCGAGCGTGCTGCTGACCGTCGTGGTCAACATGGTGCTGGCGACCGCGCTGCTGGTGGCGGTGCCCCGACTACGGATGTCGCTTCGCCGGCTCGCCGCCCCGGTGCTCGTCGTCGCGGTCGGCATCACCCTGCTCAACACCGCCGGCAACGCCTGGGTCGTCCGCACCGAACGCAATCCCGCGTACACGGTCGTCGCCGGTGCGGTCGGGCTGCTGGTCTACCTGTATCTGCTCAACCAACTGCTGCTCTTCGGCGCCTCGCTCGCGGCGACCAGCCACCACGGCCGGGTGATCGACCTGACCGAGCGACCGCGCCGCCGCTCCCCGACGGCCGACGAACAACTCCCGCTCTTCTGA
- a CDS encoding hemolysin family protein, whose protein sequence is MARGVARVVVRAADAATRLVTVLLGTGPAAGRERISEAELRDLVAANTVLDPVERRIIDEVLVAGASLVREVMMPRTEVVFLDAGLPLAVAARLVRAETHTRYPVVDGTPDDVVGFVHLRDVLIRPEGDPCATIGELTREVKRLPGSKRVLAALTEMRRERHHLAVVIDEYGGTAGIVTLEDLIEELVGEIHDEYDSAPEPVVVGVPPAVDGRLNLADFAERTGFALPAGPYETVGGYLMASLGRLPVTGDEVTVPIGPHAPEGDLGWRLRVLELDGRRVARVGISAVPPVPAVGPDGGPVGVTATAVVPASRAVPGAERSVSKA, encoded by the coding sequence ATGGCCCGCGGCGTCGCCCGGGTCGTCGTACGTGCCGCGGACGCGGCCACCCGTCTGGTGACCGTGCTGCTCGGCACCGGCCCGGCCGCCGGCCGGGAACGGATCAGCGAGGCCGAGCTGCGCGACCTGGTCGCCGCCAACACCGTTCTCGACCCGGTCGAACGGCGCATCATCGACGAGGTGCTGGTCGCCGGCGCCAGCCTGGTCCGCGAGGTGATGATGCCCCGCACCGAGGTGGTCTTCCTCGACGCCGGGCTCCCCCTCGCCGTGGCCGCCCGGCTGGTGCGCGCCGAGACCCACACCCGCTATCCGGTCGTCGACGGCACCCCCGACGACGTGGTCGGCTTCGTGCACCTGCGGGACGTCCTGATCCGGCCCGAGGGTGACCCGTGCGCCACCATCGGCGAGCTGACCCGCGAGGTCAAGCGGCTGCCCGGCAGCAAGCGGGTCCTCGCCGCGCTGACCGAGATGCGTCGGGAACGGCACCACCTCGCGGTCGTCATCGACGAGTACGGCGGCACCGCCGGCATCGTCACCCTGGAAGACCTGATCGAGGAACTGGTCGGCGAGATCCACGACGAGTACGACAGCGCGCCCGAGCCGGTGGTGGTGGGGGTGCCGCCCGCCGTCGACGGGCGGCTCAACCTCGCCGACTTCGCCGAGCGCACCGGGTTCGCCCTGCCGGCCGGGCCGTACGAGACGGTCGGCGGCTATCTGATGGCGTCGCTGGGCCGGCTGCCGGTCACCGGCGACGAGGTGACCGTACCCATCGGCCCGCATGCGCCGGAGGGTGACCTGGGGTGGCGGTTGCGCGTACTCGAACTCGACGGCCGCCGGGTGGCCCGGGTCGGGATCTCGGCCGTGCCGCCCGTCCCCGCGGTGGGACCGGACGGGGGCCCGGTCGGCGTCACGGCCACGGCCGTCGTACCGGCCAGCCGCGCGGTGCCAGGGGCCGAGCGGTCGGTGTCCAAGGCATGA
- the galE gene encoding UDP-glucose 4-epimerase GalE: MKLLVTGGAGYIGGVVTRLLLDAGHEVVVLDDLRTGHREALAPEATFVEARIHDAARVLTPNAGFDGVLHFAALIAAGESMARPEIYWENNTVGSLALIDAARAAGVRRFVFSSTAAVYGNPTELPITESAVKAPTSTYGATKLAVDMALTSEAHAYDLAAVSMRYFNVAGAYLRPGHALGERHDPESHLIPIALQVAAGRREKLQLFGDDYPTTDGTCVRDYIHVEDLARAHLLALDTAVPGEHRVFNLGNGNGFSNREVVDVVREVTGHPVPVEMAPRREGDPAALVASSDRARDELGWVPAKPTLTEMVTDAWTFYRDHL, translated from the coding sequence GTGAAACTGCTCGTCACCGGCGGCGCCGGCTACATCGGCGGGGTCGTCACCCGACTCCTGCTCGACGCCGGCCACGAGGTGGTCGTCCTCGACGACCTGCGCACCGGCCACCGGGAGGCACTCGCGCCGGAGGCCACCTTCGTCGAGGCCCGCATCCACGACGCCGCCCGGGTGCTCACCCCCAACGCCGGTTTCGACGGGGTGCTGCACTTCGCCGCCCTGATCGCCGCCGGCGAGTCGATGGCGCGGCCGGAGATCTACTGGGAGAACAACACCGTCGGGTCGCTCGCCCTCATCGACGCGGCCCGTGCGGCCGGCGTACGCAGGTTCGTCTTCTCCTCCACCGCGGCCGTCTACGGCAACCCCACCGAACTGCCCATCACCGAGTCGGCGGTCAAGGCCCCGACCAGCACGTACGGCGCGACGAAGCTCGCCGTCGACATGGCGCTGACCTCCGAGGCGCACGCCTACGACCTGGCGGCGGTGTCGATGCGCTACTTCAACGTGGCCGGCGCCTACCTGCGCCCCGGCCACGCCCTCGGCGAACGGCACGACCCGGAGTCGCACCTGATCCCGATCGCGTTGCAGGTCGCCGCCGGGCGCCGGGAGAAGCTCCAGCTCTTCGGCGACGACTACCCGACCACCGACGGCACCTGCGTACGCGACTACATCCACGTCGAAGACCTGGCCCGCGCCCACCTGCTCGCGCTGGACACCGCCGTACCCGGCGAGCACCGGGTCTTCAACCTCGGCAACGGCAACGGATTCTCCAACCGCGAGGTCGTCGACGTCGTACGCGAGGTCACCGGCCACCCGGTGCCGGTCGAGATGGCACCCCGTCGGGAGGGCGACCCGGCCGCCCTGGTGGCGTCGTCGGACCGGGCCCGCGACGAGTTGGGCTGGGTGCCGGCCAAGCCGACGCTGACCGAGATGGTCACCGACGCCTGGACCTTCTACCGCGACCACCTGTGA